The Archangium primigenium genomic interval CTTCGACCTCTTCCGGCCCGCCCTGGAGCGGCTGCTCACCCTGCGCCGCGAGCAGGCCGACGCCTATGGCCACGCGGGCGAGCGTTATGACGCGCTGCTCGAGGGCTTCGAGCCCGGCATGCGCGTGGCGCGCCTGGGGCCGGTGCTCTCCTCCCTGCGCGACACCCTCATCGGCTGGGTGGGCCGCCTCCAGGCCTCGCCGCGCCAGGGCCCGGACCTCCTGGCGGGCCGGCACTTCGACCTGGAGGGCCGCAAGCGCCTATGCCAGCGGCTGCTCGAGGACATGGGCTTCGACCTGGAGGCGGGGCGGCTCGACCAGAGTGTCCACCCGTTCTCCAGTGGTTTGCACCCCACGGATGTGCGGCTCACCACGGGGCTGGAGGAGCCCGGGCTCGCGTGCCTCTTCAGCACCCTGCACGAGGGGGGGCACGGCCTGTACGAGCAGGGTTTCCACCCGGTGTTGCATCGCACGCCGCTGGCGAACGCGCCCTCCATGGGCCTGCACGAGTCCCAGTCCCGGCTGTGGGAGAACCTGGTGGGCCGGGGCCGGCCGTTCTGGACGCACTACTTCCCGGTGCTGCGCGAGGCCTTCCCGGACACGCTCGCGGACGTGGACCTGGAGGGCTTCCTCGCGTCCGTCAACCGGGTGACGCCCTCGCTCATCCGCGTGGACGCGGACGAGGTGACGTACAACCTGCACATCGTGCTGCGCTACGAGCTGGAGCTGCTGCTCATCCGGGACGAGCTGCCGGTGGCGGACCTGCCCGAGGCGTGGAACGAGCGCATGCGGCGCTTCCTCGGCGTCGCCCCGCCGGATGACCGCCGGGGCGTGCTCCAGGACATCCACTGGGCCTGGGGGGAGTTCGGCTACTTCCCCACGTACGCGCTCGGCAACCTGTACGCCGCGTCCCTCTACGCCACGGCGCGCCGGGCCCTGCCGGACTTGGAGCGGGGACTGGCCCGAGGCGAACTGCGGCCTCTGCGCGACTGGCTGCGCACCCACGTGCACGCGGAGGGCTACCGCCTGCCCGCGGAGGAGCGGGTGCGGGTGGTGACGGGCGAGGGCCTCACGGACGACGACTTCCTGGGCTACCTGAAGTCCAAGTTCGGGACGCTCTACGACGTGAAGTTGTGAGGCAGGTGTGAGGCAGGTGTGAGGTGGTGGGCGTCCGCGCCCGGGCCTCCGCCGCGCGCGTTGTGGCGGCGGGGGCTCCATGGAACGGTGCCGCCCCATGGCCGTCACTTCGCAGTCCGTCTCGCAGCCCGTCTCACCGCAGCCCTTCGAGCTGTCGCGTTCGGAGAAGATCCTCACCCTGGCGGGCGTGCTGCTCGGCATGTTGCTGGCCGCGCTCGACCAGACGATCGTGTCCACCGCGGGCCCCGCCATCCAGAGTGACCTGGGCATTCCCGCGTCGCTCTACGCGTGGATCACCACGTCCTACCTGGTGGCCTCCACGGTGCTGGTGCCGGTGTACGGCAAGCTGTCGGACGGCTTCGGCCGGCGGCGCATCCTGGTCATCGGCATCCTCATCTTCCTCACGGGCTCGGCGCTCTGCGGCCTGTCGCGCACCACGATGCAGCTCATCCTCTCGCGGGCGTTGCAGGGGGCGGGCTCCGCGTCGCTCTTCACCAGCGCCTTCGCCATCGTGGCGGACATCTTCCCGCCCTCCGAGCGTGGCAAGTACCAGGGCATCTTCGGTGGCGTGTTCGGCCTGTCGAGCGTGGTGGGGCCGCTGGTGGGGGGCTTCCTCACGGACCATCTGAGCTGGCACTGGGTGTTCTTCGTCAACCTGCCCCTGGGCGCGGTGGCGCTCGGCTTCATCCTCACGCGCATGCCGCCCCTGCGCCGCGAGGGCGTGCGGCCCTCGGTGGACCTGTGGGGCGCGCTGACCCTGGCGGTGTTCACCGTGCCCCTGCTGGTGGCGCTGTCGCTCGGGCGCGGTGCCCCGTCGTCGGAGGGCGGGGGCGCGTCCTGGTCGGTGGGGCTGCTGGTCGTGTCCGCGGTGGGGCTCGTGGCCTTCCTGTTCGTGGAGCGCTCGGTGCGTGAGCCCCTGTTGGACCTGTCGCTCTTCAAGAACCGCGTGTTCGCCGTGGGCAACCTCGCCACCTTCCTCAATGGTGGCGTCTTCCTGGGCGCCATCGTCTTCCTGCCGCTCTTCATGGTGAACGTGGTGGGCCTGTCCGCCACGCGCTCGGGACTCACGCTGACGCCGCTCACCCTGGGCATCGTCGCGGGCAACGTGCTGTCCGGGCAGCTCGTGGCGCGCTGGGGGCGCTACAAGCCGTTGATGATCCTGGCCCAGTGTCTGCTCCTGGCCGCCTTCGCGGTGATGGGCTTCACGCTCTCGCCCGAGTCCACCCAGGGCGAGCTCACCGTGAAGATGGTGGCGGTGGGGCTGGGGCTGGGGCCCGCCATTCCGCTCTTCACGCTCGCCATCCAGAATGGCGTGTCGCCCACCCGCATGGGCGTGGCCACGGCGAGCGCGACCTTCTTCCGGCAGATGGGCTCCACCGTGGGCGTGGCGCTCTTGGGCATGGTGTTCGGCGGGATGCTCGGCTCGGCCATGGCCACGCACCTGGCCGAGGCCACCCGGGACGCGCCCGAGGGCCTGCGCCAGGAGCTCCAGGCCGCCGCGGTCCCGGGAGGGGAGGGCGCGGGGGCGGGTGAGGGCGCTCCGGGTCAGCGGGCGTTCGACGCGGCGGCGCTCCGCGCGCGCCTGGCCGGGGAGTTCGAGCAGCGGCGCGCGGCGCTCCCACCCGGGGAGGAGGCCCCCCGCGCGGCGCTGGAGCGGGAGCAGCGGGAGGCCGAGGCCGCCGTGGACCGGATGGACCTGGGCATCAAGCGCGCCTTCACCGAGGCCATTCGCGCGCTGTACCTCAGCGCCCTGGGGGTGGCGGCCCTCGCGCTGCTCGTCATCCTCGCGCTGCCGGAGCTGCCCTTGCGCAAGAGCAACGCGCCCCCGCCCGTGGCGGAATAGCGCCTACTCCTTCTGGCCGCGCGCCCGCGTGTAGATGAACGAGACGGCCAGGAGCAGCGCCCCGAGCACCAGGAAGGTGAGGATGCGCTGATTGGGCGGCAGGCCGGACAGGTCCACGAACAGGAGCCGCGCGAGCGCGAGGCCGAGCACGCCGAGCCCCGCGAAGCGGTACCAGCGCTCGCGCACGGTGAAGCCGAGCAGGAACAGGAGCGAGGCCGCCAGGCCCCAGGCGAGCGTGACGAGCGCCGGGGGCAGCACGTCGCCCAGCATCCACACGGCGGCGAACCCCGCGCCCAGGGCGCACAGGGCCTGGAGGCTCGGACGGGAGACGCTGGCGCGCGCCACCGACAGCCGCTCCACGATCACGAAGGCCACGAGCAGGCCCGCGTTGAGCCCGGCGCGCCCCGCGGGCGGCAGCCATGTGGCCCCCAGCGCGAGGAAGAGCAGGCCCACGCCCACGCTCGTGAGGGCGCTGGCGCCCAGGGTCCGCCCGGCGAGCCCCGCCCCGAGCCCCACCACCGTCCAGGTGCGCACGAGCGTCGCGCCCTCGAACTCGGTGGGTACGCCCAGGGCGAGCGAGAGCACCGCCGTGGCCACGTACGTCTGGAAGAGGGCGTCCGAGGCCCCCCGCATCCGCGCCCCGGCGCCGCACGCCGCCTGGGCGAGTGCCACGGCGACGAAGAAGGCGAACAGGCGCGGGGAGTCCCAGCGCTCCACCTCCACGGCGCCCAGGGCGAGCAGCCCGGCCCAGTTGAGCAGGGCGAAGGTGAGCCCCACGCGCCGCGACAGCTCGCGCGGCTCGATGAGCAGGGCCACGGAGAAGAGGACGTAATAGAGCGCGAGGAAGCCGAGGCTCAGGGCGAGCCGGTCCCCCGTGCTTCCCCCCGGCGCGATGGCCTGCGTGCGCATGGCCCACACCACGTGCGTGGAGTAGACGGCGACGAGGCTCGACAGGGGGACGATCACCCAGCGGTTCTTCACCAGGAAGAAGAGCGCCCCGGCGGCCAGCAGCGCCGTGGACAGGAGCGTGAAGAGGGTGATGTCGCTGAGCATCCCCGTGTGCAGTCCGAGGAACAGGGCGATGCCCGCCACCGTCTCCGAGCGCATGCGGTGGGCCACCACCACGATGGCCACCGTGTTGAGCGCCAGCAGCACGAGCGCCAGCACCTCGCTGTCGATCACCCGCACGGCGGGCACGAAGTGCAGCGCGTAGGTGACGAAGTAGCCGAGCGCCAGGCCTCCCCCGAAGAGGATCTGCCCGAACAGCGCGTGGCGCCGCGACAGCCAGAGGCCCAGCGCCGCGAGCCCCGCGCTCAGCAGGTAGCCCAGACCCACGCGCGCGAGCACGCCCAGGTCCCCGAAGTGGTAGATGATGAGGAAGGCGAAGCCGAGGATCAGCGCGACGATGCCCGCGCGGCTCAGCCAGTACGTGCCCAGGTGCGCCTCGAGGTCCCTCGGCGCGGGGGCCGGCGCGGCGCTCGGGACGACGGGCGGAGGCGGTGGGAGGGCCACGGGCGGCGGCGCGGCTTCCAGTCGGGCGATGCGCGCTTCCAGCCGGGCAACCGTGTCCTCCAGTCGCCGCACGACGTCATTCAACTCCCGCGAGTTGTCCTCCGCCATGGACTCCCTGGGCGAGCCCCCAGGCTCAGGTGAACAGCAGCGGGCGGCACGCGCGCGCCAGTTGTAGCGCGTCCCGGGCGAGGCCGTGGTTGGAGATGTTGCCGTCCAGCCACGCGGTGCGCGCGACCTGGTTGCTCAGCTCGAAGCACAGCGTCGCCGTGCGACGGCTCAGCCGACTGTCCTTGCGCAGGGCGCGGACGTTGAGTTCACACAGCTCCGCGCACTGACGCAGCAACCGCACCGGCTCGCTGTCCGCCCGCACGCCCTTGGCCACCAACAAACGCATCGCCGCCTCGCACGAGGCCTGACAGCTCAGGCTCGCCGAGATGCAGTGATGAATGTCGTTGGTCTCCCCACCCAGCCGAACTCCAGACATGCCCGCCACCTCCACACCGATCCCCAACCTACGCATGTTCCGGGTGTCCGCAACCTTCCGACGTTCGGCGTCATACAGGTTTCATCCGCCGACCGGGTCGTTTTCTTGCCTCCCTTGTCACACCCGTGCGTACCCGCGCCTACGTGAGCGCACGAGGGTGTGCGCCCGCGGACACTCAGGTCTGGAGGGGAAAGGCGGCCAGCAGGGTGAGGAGGCCCTCGCCGTAGAGGCGCACGCGCTTCTCGCCGAGGTAGGGCAGGGCGCTCAGGGCATCGAGGTCCGCGGGCGGACGGGAGGCGAGCGCGTCGAGCAGCGGGTTGGGCATCACCACCGAGGGCGTCACCTTGCGCGCGGTGGCCTGGGCCGAGCGCCACGCCTTGAGGGCGTCCTCGCGCTTGCGCCGGTTGAGGTCGCGCGGGCCGCGCTCCTCCGCCTCGGGCTTGAGCTCGCCCTGGCGCGACTTCTCCAACAGCTCGCGCACGAGCGCCAGCACCTCGTCGCCGTGGGCGCGCACGAAGGAGCCGCGCACGCCGGCCGCCTTGGACAGCTCCTTGGTGTTGCCCGGCGGTTTGAGGGCGATGTCGGTGATGGCCATGTTGGAGAGCGTGCGCCCCATGGGCACGTTCTCCGCCTCGGCCCACGCCAGGCGCTTCTTGTGCAGGGCCTGGGCGAGGGTGTTGGCCAGCAGCAGCTGCGCGGGGGACAGGCCGCCCTTGGGCAGCTTCGGCTTGAAGTCCGCGCCCACGTCGGGCCGGGCCGCCGCCTCGTCGCACATGCGCTGGCAGTCGAGCTGCACCTCCTCGAGGATGTCCGCCGCGCGGCACTCCTCGCGCACCTGCCGGCCCAGCTCCACGAGGTAGCGCACGTCGTTGGCGATGTAGTCGCGCATCTCCGGCGGCAGGGGCCGCAGGGCGAAGTCCGACTGCTGGTGCTCCTTGGGCAGCTCCACGCCCAGGCGCTCGCGTGCCAGGTCGGCGAGCCCCACCTTGGGCCAGCCAAGCAGCGTCGCGGCGCGGTGGGTGTCGAACAGGCCTTGCACGCGCACGCCCGCCTCGGCGAGGAAGGGCAGGTCGCCCGAGGCGGCGTGGAAGAACTTGGTGCGCGCGGGGTCCTCCATCACCCGGGCGAGCAGCGAGGGCGTCACGCCGGGCTGCAGCGTGTCGAAGAGGAAGACGTCCGCGTCGGTCCCGACCTGGAGGAAGCACAGGCGGGCGCGAAAGGAATGCATCGCGTCCGTTTCCACGTCCACGGACAGCTCCGCGACGTCCTCGAGTCGTTGGGCGGCGGCCTGGGCGCTCGCCGCGTCCTGGATGTCCTGTGCACCGGTGGGAAAGGTCGGCATGGGATGGAGCAGGCTAGCGGACCGGCTGTGTCCATGGAGCGTGTTTTTTCCACCGCCGCCGCTAGGATGACATCCCTGATGACCGCCGACGTGCTCCGCCTGGAAAAGACCCTGCTTGGCCACATGGGCCGGGCCATCTCCGACTATTCCCTCATCTCCGAGGGAGACCGCATCATGGTGGGGGTGTCCGGCGGCAAGGACTCGTACACCCTGCTCTACCTGCTGCGCGAGCTGCAGCGCAAAGCCCCGGTGAAGTTCGAATTGCTCGCGGTGAACCTGGACCAGGGCCACCCGGGCTTCCCCGCGCACACGCTGGAGGGGTGGTTCCAGGGCGAGGGCTTCGCCTACAAGATGCTCAAGGAGGACACCTACTCGGTCGTCCTCGAGAAGACGCCCCCGGGCAAGACGCAGTGCTCGGTGTGCTCGCGCATGCGCCGGGGCATCCTGTACTCGGCCGCGGTGGCGCTCGGGTGCAACAAGATCGCGCTGGGCCACCACCGCGACGACCTCATCCACACGCTCCTGCTCAACCTCTTCTTCGCGGGCGCCGTCCGGGGCATGCCGCCCATCCTCAAGAGCGATGACGGGCGCAACACCGTCATCCGGCCGCTGTGCTACGCGCCGGAGAAGGACATCGCCGCCTACGCCGCGCTCAAGCAGTTCCCCATCATCCCGTGCGACCTGTGCGGCTCGCAGGAGAACCTGCAGCGCGCGCGCATGAAGAAGCTGGTGGAGGAGCTGGGCCGGGACATCCCCGACGTGCGCCGCAGCCTCCTGGCCGCCATGAGCAATGTGCGGCCCAGCCAACTGATGGACAAGGACCTCTTCGACTTCTCCGCCCTCGCTTCCGAGGGCGCGGTACCGTCCTTGGACGCGCAGCCGCCGCTGGATGGCGGCAACAACGAAGGAAGGGTGGGCGGATGCCTCGAGAACAGGCAGTAAAGGCGCGCAAGCAGCGCAACGCGGCTCTGGTGGAGGTGATGTTGCTGGCGGCCATGGCCGACGGCCGGGTGAGCCAGGTGGAGCTGCAGACCCTGCTGCGGCGGGTCATCGAGCGGCCCGAGTTCGAGGGCACCAAGCCCGACGAGCTCAACGCGCTGGTCATCGCCAGCGCCCAGCGCCTGTCCAAGGCGCACGACATGGACGAAATCCTCGTCTCGTTCCGGGCGCGGCTGCCGGACCACAAGACGCGCATGCTGGCCTTCGGGCTCGCGGCGTCCATCGCGTTCGCGGACCACCGGGCCACGCGCACGGAGCTGGGCCTGCTCAAGATGTTCCAGGCCGCGCTCGGCATCTCCGAGGACGAGGTGGCGCAGATCATCGACGTCATCGAGGGCGGCGGCAGCCTCTCCGAGGCGCTGGGCGAGCCGCTCGAGCGGCTGTACGCCGAGGTGATGGTGCTGGTGAGCGCCGCGGACGGCCAGCTCAAGGAGGCCGAGGCGCGCGAGCTCGTGGAGAGCTTCGCCTCGGATCCGCTCTTCCACAACGTGAGCCCCGATCGGGCGCAGGAGTTCGTGAGCGAGTCGGTGGCGGCGCTCATGGCCGAGGGCCTGCCGCAGCGGCTGCAGGTGCTGGCGCACGGCCTGTCCACGCACGCCCAGCGCATGAAGGCCTACCGCCTGGCCACGAAGATCGCGCACGCGGGCGGTCAGGAGCCCAGCGCGGGCGAGCAGCGCATCCTCCACATCCTCCAGGCGACCTTCGGGCTCGCGGACGACGAGGTGGAGCGCCTGGACCGCCAGGTCTGAGTCCGGGAGCCCCCGCCGCCCCATGCCCGCGCCCCCTCCGCATCCGGCCCGCGTGTCGTTCCGCTTCGGTCTGCCGCCCTCGCTGGGCAGCGGCCCGGCGCGCGAGCGTGCCGAGGCGCTGACGGCCTTCCTGGCGCGTGCCCTGCACCGCAAGGTGGAGGTGGGGGTGGCGGCCAGCTACGAGGCGCTGACCAAGGACTTGCTCGCGGGCCGGGCGGACGCCGTCTGGGCGCCGCCCTTCGTGTGCGCGCGGATGGAGGCCATGGGCGTGCGGGTGCTGGCGCGGGGCGTGCGCCGGGGGCGCTCCTCCTACCGCTCGGCGCTGGTGGTGCGCGCGGGCTCGGGGCTGACGCTGGCCACGCTCCAGGGCCGGCGCATGGCGTGGGTGGACCGGGACTCGGTGGGCGGCTACCTGCTGCCGGCCGCGTACCTCAAGGCCCAGGGGCTGGAGCCCGCCCGCGTCTTCTCCGCGCAGCAGTTCACCGGCTCCTACCAGGCGGCCCTGGCGGCGGTGCGCGAGGGCACCGCGGACGTGGCGAGCGTCTTCTGCCCGCCGGAGTCCACGGGCCTCGTCTACTCGGACGGCGTGGAGGTGGTGCTGCCGGGCCAGGGGGGGGCGTTCGACCTGCTCGCGTACACGGAGGAGGCGCCCAACGACGGCGTCCCCGTGGGCATGAGCGTGGCGGCGGACGTGGCGGCGCTCCTGGAGCGCGCCTTCCTCACGCTGCACGAGCGCGCGGACGGCCAGCGCCTGCTGGAGGAGATCTTCACCGCGGAGCGCTTCGAGCCCGCCCCCCGCATGGGCTACCGCGCGCTCTACCGCGTGGCGCTCGCGAGCCTGTAGCCGCTCAGCGCTTCGTCATGTCGAACAGGGCGCGGGCCTGGGGCCCGAGGAAGCCGTCGAAGCCAGGCGCGCGCTGGGCGATCTCGAAGTAGGCATAGGGCCAGGGGCGGGTCTGGCCGCCCCGGAGCGCGAGTGGGACGGGCGCGGCGCGGGTGGCCGTCTGCCGCAGGGCGGTGCCGGGCGCGCCCTCGATGTCGCTCTTCATGGGCACGCCCGCCTCCAGCATGCGCCGCTGCCAGGCCTCCACGTCGTCCACCGTCCCGGTGAAGTGGTTCACCTTGCGCCCGAACGCCAGCAGCCACGCGCCGTACTGGGACTCCCGCTCCAGGGCCAGCAGCGCGGCCTCCTCGGGGGCGGGGGGCGCCGAGAACCAGTCGGCCAGGGCTTGAATCTCCGTGGGCGCGGGCGGGTCCACGGGCAGCGCGGCCAGCAGCCGCTGGGCCTCGGGGGACAGCCGCTCCGCGTGGAGCTCCGAGATGAAGACGCGGGGCAGGCCCTCCGGGTGCGCCAGGTAGATGGCGGACAGGTGGGTGTCGGGGAACGTGTACTGCCCGGCGGGCGTCCAGCCGAACCGGGCGAAGACGTCCGCGAACAGCGCGATGCCGCCCCCCGGCCGGGCGAGCGAGCGCAGCGCGATGTGGTCGTTCTGGAATCGGCCGTTGGAGAGGGTCGCGAACGTCCGGGCGTAAGGCACCTCGGCCGCATAGCGCTCCCACAGCAGGTCCAGCAGTCGGGTGGCGTCCTGGCTCATGCGCCGTGTCTTAGTGGAAAGACGGCGGGCGTCCCAGCGTCCGGGGCCTGATAGCTCCCGCTTGTCAGTGCCATTCCCCCAATGTCTTGGCGCGAACGGACCCCACGACGCATTGTTCTGACATCCCCCGCTGCTTCCGCGGGGGAGGGAAGGAATCGTCTCATGGGTCTCGCCGCCCTCGTTGGACTGGGCTCCGGAGCGCTGCACGCCGTCTCGGGTCCGGACCATCTGTTGAGTCTCGCCCCGCTGTCCCTGGGCCTGCGCCGCAAGGCG includes:
- a CDS encoding carboxypeptidase M32, translated to MDTTFDALLLRMKELRDLGGLIGLASWDQETYLPAKAAEARAQQLTTLQGLQHERLVDPRLGEWLAWTQDRRDLTDDQLAMARVLIQERDRAVKVPRTLVHALAEAQSRGVHAWREARKANRFDLFRPALERLLTLRREQADAYGHAGERYDALLEGFEPGMRVARLGPVLSSLRDTLIGWVGRLQASPRQGPDLLAGRHFDLEGRKRLCQRLLEDMGFDLEAGRLDQSVHPFSSGLHPTDVRLTTGLEEPGLACLFSTLHEGGHGLYEQGFHPVLHRTPLANAPSMGLHESQSRLWENLVGRGRPFWTHYFPVLREAFPDTLADVDLEGFLASVNRVTPSLIRVDADEVTYNLHIVLRYELELLLIRDELPVADLPEAWNERMRRFLGVAPPDDRRGVLQDIHWAWGEFGYFPTYALGNLYAASLYATARRALPDLERGLARGELRPLRDWLRTHVHAEGYRLPAEERVRVVTGEGLTDDDFLGYLKSKFGTLYDVKL
- a CDS encoding MDR family MFS transporter — protein: MAVTSQSVSQPVSPQPFELSRSEKILTLAGVLLGMLLAALDQTIVSTAGPAIQSDLGIPASLYAWITTSYLVASTVLVPVYGKLSDGFGRRRILVIGILIFLTGSALCGLSRTTMQLILSRALQGAGSASLFTSAFAIVADIFPPSERGKYQGIFGGVFGLSSVVGPLVGGFLTDHLSWHWVFFVNLPLGAVALGFILTRMPPLRREGVRPSVDLWGALTLAVFTVPLLVALSLGRGAPSSEGGGASWSVGLLVVSAVGLVAFLFVERSVREPLLDLSLFKNRVFAVGNLATFLNGGVFLGAIVFLPLFMVNVVGLSATRSGLTLTPLTLGIVAGNVLSGQLVARWGRYKPLMILAQCLLLAAFAVMGFTLSPESTQGELTVKMVAVGLGLGPAIPLFTLAIQNGVSPTRMGVATASATFFRQMGSTVGVALLGMVFGGMLGSAMATHLAEATRDAPEGLRQELQAAAVPGGEGAGAGEGAPGQRAFDAAALRARLAGEFEQRRAALPPGEEAPRAALEREQREAEAAVDRMDLGIKRAFTEAIRALYLSALGVAALALLVILALPELPLRKSNAPPPVAE
- a CDS encoding DUF2339 domain-containing protein, encoding MAEDNSRELNDVVRRLEDTVARLEARIARLEAAPPPVALPPPPPVVPSAAPAPAPRDLEAHLGTYWLSRAGIVALILGFAFLIIYHFGDLGVLARVGLGYLLSAGLAALGLWLSRRHALFGQILFGGGLALGYFVTYALHFVPAVRVIDSEVLALVLLALNTVAIVVVAHRMRSETVAGIALFLGLHTGMLSDITLFTLLSTALLAAGALFFLVKNRWVIVPLSSLVAVYSTHVVWAMRTQAIAPGGSTGDRLALSLGFLALYYVLFSVALLIEPRELSRRVGLTFALLNWAGLLALGAVEVERWDSPRLFAFFVAVALAQAACGAGARMRGASDALFQTYVATAVLSLALGVPTEFEGATLVRTWTVVGLGAGLAGRTLGASALTSVGVGLLFLALGATWLPPAGRAGLNAGLLVAFVIVERLSVARASVSRPSLQALCALGAGFAAVWMLGDVLPPALVTLAWGLAASLLFLLGFTVRERWYRFAGLGVLGLALARLLFVDLSGLPPNQRILTFLVLGALLLAVSFIYTRARGQKE
- a CDS encoding ribonuclease D, which codes for MPTFPTGAQDIQDAASAQAAAQRLEDVAELSVDVETDAMHSFRARLCFLQVGTDADVFLFDTLQPGVTPSLLARVMEDPARTKFFHAASGDLPFLAEAGVRVQGLFDTHRAATLLGWPKVGLADLARERLGVELPKEHQQSDFALRPLPPEMRDYIANDVRYLVELGRQVREECRAADILEEVQLDCQRMCDEAAARPDVGADFKPKLPKGGLSPAQLLLANTLAQALHKKRLAWAEAENVPMGRTLSNMAITDIALKPPGNTKELSKAAGVRGSFVRAHGDEVLALVRELLEKSRQGELKPEAEERGPRDLNRRKREDALKAWRSAQATARKVTPSVVMPNPLLDALASRPPADLDALSALPYLGEKRVRLYGEGLLTLLAAFPLQT
- the ttcA gene encoding tRNA 2-thiocytidine(32) synthetase TtcA — protein: MTADVLRLEKTLLGHMGRAISDYSLISEGDRIMVGVSGGKDSYTLLYLLRELQRKAPVKFELLAVNLDQGHPGFPAHTLEGWFQGEGFAYKMLKEDTYSVVLEKTPPGKTQCSVCSRMRRGILYSAAVALGCNKIALGHHRDDLIHTLLLNLFFAGAVRGMPPILKSDDGRNTVIRPLCYAPEKDIAAYAALKQFPIIPCDLCGSQENLQRARMKKLVEELGRDIPDVRRSLLAAMSNVRPSQLMDKDLFDFSALASEGAVPSLDAQPPLDGGNNEGRVGGCLENRQ
- a CDS encoding TerB family tellurite resistance protein gives rise to the protein MPREQAVKARKQRNAALVEVMLLAAMADGRVSQVELQTLLRRVIERPEFEGTKPDELNALVIASAQRLSKAHDMDEILVSFRARLPDHKTRMLAFGLAASIAFADHRATRTELGLLKMFQAALGISEDEVAQIIDVIEGGGSLSEALGEPLERLYAEVMVLVSAADGQLKEAEARELVESFASDPLFHNVSPDRAQEFVSESVAALMAEGLPQRLQVLAHGLSTHAQRMKAYRLATKIAHAGGQEPSAGEQRILHILQATFGLADDEVERLDRQV
- a CDS encoding phosphate/phosphite/phosphonate ABC transporter substrate-binding protein codes for the protein MPAPPPHPARVSFRFGLPPSLGSGPARERAEALTAFLARALHRKVEVGVAASYEALTKDLLAGRADAVWAPPFVCARMEAMGVRVLARGVRRGRSSYRSALVVRAGSGLTLATLQGRRMAWVDRDSVGGYLLPAAYLKAQGLEPARVFSAQQFTGSYQAALAAVREGTADVASVFCPPESTGLVYSDGVEVVLPGQGGAFDLLAYTEEAPNDGVPVGMSVAADVAALLERAFLTLHERADGQRLLEEIFTAERFEPAPRMGYRALYRVALASL
- a CDS encoding DUF1338 domain-containing protein, encoding MSQDATRLLDLLWERYAAEVPYARTFATLSNGRFQNDHIALRSLARPGGGIALFADVFARFGWTPAGQYTFPDTHLSAIYLAHPEGLPRVFISELHAERLSPEAQRLLAALPVDPPAPTEIQALADWFSAPPAPEEAALLALERESQYGAWLLAFGRKVNHFTGTVDDVEAWQRRMLEAGVPMKSDIEGAPGTALRQTATRAAPVPLALRGGQTRPWPYAYFEIAQRAPGFDGFLGPQARALFDMTKR